In Oculatellaceae cyanobacterium, the DNA window CGTTCATCTGTTGAAGCTTAGACACAATCAGTTCTGGGTCATTGTACTCTCCAATAACCTTCAAATCCTTCAGTACAGTCAACGGCTCATCGTTTTGCACCTTGCCCTCCAAGTTTTGAATATAAAATTCTCAATAGAAAATTTATTGATCGGGGTTTTCCCTAAGCCTAAGTGAATCTGTCCAGAGCTAGGAATTCTGTCCAAGCCTGCCGCTCAACGCCTACATCCTGCTATGAGTTCTGCTGGGATTGGTGGAGCGCAAGCGGCAGACTCGGCGACGAGAGAATATGCCTCCAGAGCAGGGTTCATTGCTGTACGAAGAGACTGAGATTACCCAACGCTTTGAACACGAGCAGTTTCTCGAACAGGTATTGCGGCAGGGGCAAAGTTCCAAGAGTCGGGGCAAGCGCCTTGCTATCATTGGCGAGCCGGGAGCGGGAAAGACGACGCTATTGCAGCAGATTGCCCAATGGGTGACTCAGCAGGGAGAGGGGGCGATTGTAATTTGGGTGTCGCTGGCAGATTTGCGGGGGCAAGAAT includes these proteins:
- a CDS encoding NACHT domain-containing protein: MPPEQGSLLYEETEITQRFEHEQFLEQVLRQGQSSKSRGKRLAIIGEPGAGKTTLLQQIAQWVTQQGEGAIVIWVSLADLRGQELEAYLLEQWLQAVVRKLGQAEASSQVKDAFVAQFQHGQVWLLLDGVDETHIPHFKLPKMSYTTKYNTKGSAECGIERLFSVNCP